Genomic DNA from Niallia circulans:
CCTCTAAGGAAAACATCAGCTGTCATTTTTTTCTTACCTGATGGCTGAAGCTCGGTAATCTTAATGAATGAGCCGCTTCCCGTTGCAACAACTGGGCCGTCCTCCTCCACGCTAATTATTGTACCTGGAGCTGCTTCAGCTTGTCTGTTCACCTTTTTTGCTTTCCATACTTTCATCGGTTTGCTTTCATATTCTGTAAAGGCTACTGGCCATGGATTCATCCCGCGAATTTGGTTATAAATTTGCTCACCTGATGCCGACCAGTCGATTTTTTCGTCTGCTCTTTTTATATTTGGTGCAAAAGTAGCCTCCTCATCAACTTGAGGGATTGGTGTTAACTCACCAGCAATCAGCTTTGGCAATGTTTGCGACAGAAGCTCACTGCCTATTTCGCTTAATTTATCGTGCAATGTACCAACAGTATCCTCTTCCTCTATCACTACCTCAGCAACTGTCAGAATATCTCCTGCATCAAGTTTTTCCGCCATATACATAATTGTAATGCCTGTTTTTTCTTTGCCTTGAATGATGCTGTAATGAATTGGTGCACCGCCTCTTAGCTCAGGCAGCAGGGAGGCATGAACATTTATACAGCCAAGCCTTGGTGCATCAAGAAGTTCCTTTGGCAGAATTTGACCAAATGCAGCAGTTACGATTAAATCTGGCTGCAAGGCGATAATTTGACCCAATTCCTCTGATTGGCGAATTTTCTCTGGCTGATACACTGGAATACCGTGCTTTAATGCTTCTACTTTAACAGGTGGAGGTGTGAGCACCTTTTTTCTTCCGACAGGGCGGTCTGGCTGTGTCACAACGGCAATAACTTCGTAGCCATCCTCTAATATTCGCTGCAAGACTGGAACAGAAAAATCAGGTGTTCCCATAAATACTATTTTCGTCATTGGCTCTCCACCTCTTCAAGTTCGTCTTCTTCTAAATAACGAGTTACTTTTGATGTAAACAAAACCCCGTCCAAATGATCCATCTCGTGAAGGATTGCTCTTGCCATAAAATCCTCTGCTTCGATTGTAAACATTTTCCCTCTGCGGTTTTGTGCTTGAACTTTAACTGTATATGGTCTGCTTACTTCCCCGAAAAGTCCTGGAAAACTCAAGCACCCTTCTGGGCCTGTCTGCTCTCCCGCGTTTGATAATAAAACAGGATTAATAAGCTCAATTGTCCCAGAGCCATCATCAATATCAACAACCGCAATCCGTTTGCTAATACCGATTTGTGGTGCTGCAAGCCCAACTCCGTCAAATTCTATCATTGTATCATACATATCATCTAATAATTTCGCTAATTTCTTATCAAAAACTGTCACTTCTTCGCATGGTTGTTCTAAAACCGGATCTGGTGACAGTACTATTTTTCTTACAGACACTGCATTTCCTCCAAACATTGTTAACAATAACTAATAATATTTTATATAAACTTCCTCTTTAAAGAAGATTTTCAATGGAAACTCACGCTACATTAGTATATAAGGATTAACATCAATCGAAATTTGTAAACCATTTGAACTAATTTCACCTTGATAATGGTCTAAAATTGACTTTAGTACTTCTTTTAAGTTTGGTTCCTGTTTGTATTTTATCAGACACTGGTACCGATATCTATTTTTTATTCTGGAAATAGGGGAAGCAACTGGTCCTAAAACCACCGTTTTTGGAGAAAGCTTATGCCTTACAACCTTTGTGATTTGCTCTGTTACAGCAACTGTCTTCATCAGTTCCTCATGGCTGACGGTTATGAGAGTTATAAAATAGTAAGGAGGATAGGAGTGGTTTCTTCTTATCATCATCTCACTTTGATAAAAACGGTCGTAATCCTGCAGACTTGCCAATTCAATGCTGTAATGCTCTGGCGTGTATGTCTGAAAAATCACCTCACCAGTCAATTCATGCCTGCCAGCCCGTCCGCTTACTTGGGTTAAAAGCTGAAATGTTTTTTCAGATGACCGGAAATCAGGTAAATGAAGCATGGTATCTGCTGAAAGCACACCAACTAGAGTGATTCTAGGGAAGTCCAACCCTTTTGCAATCATTTGTGTGCCAAGCAATATGTCGGCGTTTCCGTCTTGAAACTCTTTGAGCAGCTTTTCGTGTGAGCCCTTGCGGCTAGTCGTATCAACATCCATGCGAATAACTTTTGCTTCTGGAAGGACTTTCGTAAGCTCTTCCTCCACCTTTTGCGTTCCTGTACCGAAATAGCGGATATGCTCACTATTGCATTCTGGACACTGCAGCGGTGTCTGGTCCTCATATCCACAGTAATGGCATTTCATTTGGTTGCTATAACGATGGTATGTCAGGCTAATGTCACAATGTGGACATTTTACCACATAACCACAATCACGACACATGACAAAAGAAGAATGTCCGCGTTTATTCAAGAATAACACCGTTTGCTCTTGTTTCTCGATCCGATCCTTCAGTTTTTCAAGGAGGACTCTTGAGAACATGGAGCGATTTCCTTCTTTAAGCTCATCTCGCATATCGACGATTTCCACTTCCGGCAATGGTCTGTTATTCATTCTGCTTGGAAGGGACAATAACGTATAAACTCCCTTATGCGCCCTTGCAAAGCTTTCAAGGGCAGGTGTTGCACTTCCAAGGACAACCGGACAGTTATGAATTTTTCCTCTTTCAATGGCTGCATCTCTTGCATGATATCTTGGATTTTCCTCTTGTTTATATGTCATCTCGTGCTCCTCATCAATGATGATGATTCCAAGATTTTCAAATGGAGCAAATATAGCCGATCTGGCACCAACTACTACCTTCACTTCTTTGCGCTGAATTTTTCTCCATTCGTCATATTTTTCTCCGACAGATAAACCACTGTGCAGGACAGCTACCTGATCTCCAAAGCGACCTTTAAACCTGTTTACCATTTGGGGAGTTAACGCAATTTCCGGAACTAAAACAATTGCTTCTTCGCCTTTTTCGAGCACGTTTTGGATGGACTGCAGGTACACCTCTGTTTTACCACTACCTGTTACGCCGTATAGTAGAAAAACTTCATGCTTCTCATTTCTAATGGCTGCATGAATGGGAGCAATCGCTGTAGATTGTTCACCTGTCAACGGCAGCGGTTCTGTTTTGGCAAACTGTCTCTGTTCATATGGGTCACGGTATATCTCAAGATTTTTTTCAGCAAGAACCTGCCTTTCCACAAGGCCTTTAATGGCAGAGCTTGAAATATTCAAGCTTTCAAGCAATTGCCTTTGTTCAATCGGTTCCCTGTTATGGACAAAATACTCAATCACCTGTTTTTGCTTACTTGCTTGTTTGGTCAGTGACTCAGCATAGCTCAGCATTTCCTTTGCACTCATTAGCGGAATTATATGCTTTGTTTTTTTCTTTTTCCCTTTTGATTGAACTTCATAATGGACTTCTACAACGCCATCTTTCACCAGCTTTTGAATGGTATGAATAGAAGCAAGCTTAACCGCCTCATCCCATTGTACCGATCGCTCACTAGCAAAAAGCTGCTTTAGCCCATCTGGCAGCATGAAGTTAGCATTCTCGCTAACAAGCTTAAGCTTTCGTTCATATTTGGCCTTTAATGCAGGCGGCAGCATTGCTTGATAGGCAGAGATTTTATAGCATAATGTCGTTTTAGAAAGCCAATCTCCAAGTAGTAGCAGCTCTTCATTTAATACAGGTACAACATCCATCGGTTCACTGACTTTTTTTAAAGATTTAAAAGATGACGTTGCCCCGACAGATTCTACAAAGCCTTGCACCTTCCGCGGTCCGAACGGGACAATAACGCGCATTCCCGGTTGAATGACTTCTTCTAAATGCTCTGGTATTAAGTAGTCGAATGGCCTGTCCGTTTGCTTTGCAGGTACGTCCACAATTACCTTTGCAACACTCATACCTCATTTTCCTTCAATAAATAAGCTTGCTCAAGGATTTTTTCTGCTACTTCATCCTTCGTCATAAGCGGCAGCTCTACTTTTTTGCCATCGCGTTTAAAGATTGTCACAATATTTGTATCTGTGCCAAACCCTGCTCCGTCAGCACTGATATTGTTAGCGACAATCATATCGGCATTTTTTCGTTTTAGCTTGTCTTGCGCATACTTATCAATATCTTTAGTTTCAGCAGCAAAACCAACCAGAATTTGCTTTGTCTTGTGCTTGCCTAATTCCATCAAAATATCTTTTGTTCTAGTAAATGCAATTGTTTCTGCTCCATCCGTCTTTTTCACTTTATGCTCATGTGTCAAAACTGGCTTATAGTCGCTCACAGCTGCTGTTTTCACAATAATATCGGCAGCACTGCTGAATTGCATTACCTTTTCATACATTTGCTCAGCACTTTCCACACGGAATACTTCCGCTTCTTTCGGTGGTGTCAAATGTGTTGGACCTGTAACAAGAATAACTCTTGCTCCCATTTTGGCTGCTTGCTTTGCAACACTATAGCCCATTTTCCCTGTAGAATGATTGGATACAAAGCGTACAGGATCTATTTTCTCTCTTGTCGGTCCTGCTGTCACTAATACTGTTTTCCCTTCAAGCAGCTTCTTTTCTCCTCTGAAATGGGCTTCCATATGCTCGATGATTATTTCAGGCTCCTCTAGTCTGCCTTTTCCAACATAGCCACATGCTAAATAGCCTTCTCCCGGATTAATGAAGCGGTACCCGTAGTCATATAATACGGATATGTTTTTTTGAACAGCTGGATGGTCATACATATGCACATTCATGGCCGGGGCAATCCAAACATCAGCGGTTGCCGCAAGCAAGGTAGTTGAAATCATATTATCTGCGATGCCGTTCGCCAATTTCCCAATAATATTAGCAGTCGCAGGTCCCACCAAAATTAAATCAGCCCAGTCAGCAAGATCAATATGTGCAATTACTTTTGGATCCTTTTCATCAAAAGTATCTGTATATACCTCGTTCTTCGACAGCGCCTTAAATGTGAGCGGGGAGACAAATTGCATAGCTGATTCAGACATAATAACCTTAACATCAGCGCCTTTTTGGGTCAGCTTGCTAGTTAATGCACACATCTTATAAACAGCAATTCCACCTGTCACACATAATAGAATCTTTTTCCCTTCTAACAATTTGCATCCACTTCTTTCTCTCTTTAGTACTCTTATTATGCAAGAAAACAAAAGAATTTTCACCTTGAGAAACTTAAGATTAATAATGCTTATTCATCCCATGAAAAAAGACCGATCTGTTGAGATCCAGTCTTTTCTCTTGTAAATATTCACTCTTGTATGTGAACCAATTAAGCCTTCAAGTAAATATTATTCATTATCCGCTGAATCGATTACACGGTATGTCAGCTGATCTTGATTGATTTCCTCTAATGCTTTTCCTACGTTTTTATGGGAAATATACTTATCCAATTGAAGCTTTTCGTTTAACTGAAGCTTTCTTGCTCTTTTTGCCGCAACAGACACTAAAGAATATTTAGAATCAATTTTTGTCAACAATGAATCAATAGATGGATTTAACATGTTTAATTAGCCTCCAGCATTTTTTTGTATTTTGGCTCTACTCTTTCTCTTCTGCAATGCTCTGCAACAATGATAGCTTTGATTTTTTCGCATGCATTTTCAACCGTATCGTTTTCGACAACATAGTCATATAAATGCATCATTTCTATTTCTTCTCTTGCCACATTCATACGGTTATTAATGATTTCTTCCGTTTCTGTGCCTCTTGTCACAATGCGGTTCTTCAACTCAGACAAGCTTGGCGGGCTTAAGAAAATAAACAGGCCATCAGGGAATTTTTCCCTTACTTGCCTAGCGCCTTCCACTTCAATTTCTAAGAAAACATCTTTTCCATTATTTGTAGTCTCTCTCACATAATCGACTGGCGTACCATAATAGTTGCCAACGAATTCTGCGTACTCCAGCAGTTTCCCCTGCTCGATTAATCCTTCAAATTCTTCTCTAGACTTGAAGAAATAATCAGTTCCATCTACTTCACCAGTACGGGGAAGCCTTGTTGTCATGGAAATAGAGTATTCAAAAGAAGTATTCTCTTGAGAAAATATCTCCTTGCGGACCGTTCCTTTACCTACACCAGAAGGCCCTGACAAAACAATTAAAAGTCCTTTATCTACCAAAACTTTCTCCTACCCTTCATCCAAAATTTCATCACGGTCATTTAATCGATGTGCAACCGTTTCAGGCTGAACAGCTGAAAGGATAACATGATCGCTATCCATTACAATTACAGCCCTTGTTCTCCGACCATAAGTTGCATCAATAAGTGAGCCTCGATCTCTAGCATCTTGAATAATGCGTTTAATTGGAGCTGATTCAGGACTGACAATCGAAATGATCCGGTTTGCAGAAACAATATTACCGAAACCAATATTAATTAGCTTGATGGACATTACTCTACCCCAATCATATTGTATTATTTTTGACGAGTTAGACTTAATCTAAACGTTCCTTATTCAATGTTTTGAACTTGCTCCTTCATTTTTTCCAAGGAGCTTTTCAGGTCGACTACGGCCGAAGCTATATCTGCTGCATTGCCTTTTGAACCAATGGTATTAACTTCCCTGTTCATCTCCTGCAAAAGAAAATCAAGTCTTCTGCCAACAGGTTCAGATTCTTCTATTATAGAAGCAAATTGATGGATATGGCTATACAAGCGCACCAATTCTTCATTAATATCGGCTTTTTCGGCGAATATCGCCACCTCTGTCAACAATCTGCTTTCATCAACGAGTCCTGAAGTATAGCTTTCAAGCTTCGCCTTTAATTTATCTCGATATGACTCAGCCACCTTTGGAGCAAGATGATTTACCTTGTCTGTAACTTGATGGACGCTCTGCAGGAGTGCAAGGATATTTGTCTTTAATTCCCTGCCTTCTGCTTCTCTCATCGCTGCAAGCTGGATTGCTGCTTCCTTAACGGCTTCTAGAAGCATCGACTCAATCTCTTCCACATTTACAGGATCATCCACTAGTTGAAAGCAATCTTTGTTTTCCAATAGCTCACTTACCGATACCGGTTCCTTAATTGTGAACCTTGCTCTCATTTCCTCAAGCACCCGATAATACTCATCAAGCAATTGCCAGTCAACCACCATCTTTTGATTTTTGGCTTTATCGCCAACAATCGTAATGAACACCTCAGCCCTGCCTCTATGTATATATTGCGAGATTAACTTTTTCACTGCATCTTCCAGTGTCAAATATTGCTTAGGCATTCGAACAATCTGTTCGCAAAACCGATGATTGACTGTCTTCATTTCAGCAATAATGGAAATACCATTACCCTTTCGTGAACCTGCTCCATAGCCTGTCATGCTTTTCACCATATATTAACACATCCAATTTAATTGGCAATAAGTTTTAAAGTTAGTACAGCTGCCATGTAATCCGTTGCTATTTTTAGAGATATCCGCATAAAAAAACAAAAGGCATAGAGTTATCTCTAGTACCTTTTGGATTATAACATATTTTATTTTGATTTACTTAACAAAAATGATCCTGCTAGTAAAAAAGTTGGAACAGAGGCTAATCCTAATATCATCAGCCAATCCTTCGGCTGAATGGCAACAGTATGGAAAATGCCTTGCAGTGCTGGTACATAAATAACAACAAGCACTAACAATAGGGAGGACAGGACAGCCCAAACCAAGTACATGTTTCCAAATGGATTGCGGGACAAAATTGATTTTTCACTGCGGCAGTCAAATACATGGATGAGCTGCGCTAGTACAAGTGTTGCAAAGGCTACGGTTTGTGCATAAGCAAGATTATCTGGATTATCATTATATGCCAGTATAAAGGCAGCAATTGTTGACAGCCCGATCAATATTCCTCTTGAAATGACCTTCCAGCCCAGACCTCTTGCAAAAACACCTTCATTCGGACTGCGCGGATCACGCTTCATCACATTATCTTCCGGTCTATCAAGACCTAAAGCCATCGCTGGCAGTCCATCTGTCACTAAGTTGACCCAAAGTATTTGGATCGGAACTAATGGCAATGGCAGCGCCAAAATCATCGCAAATAGCATAACCAGAATTTCCCCTACATTTGATGCGAGCAAATACCTGATGAATTTACGGATGTTTTCATAAATATTTCTTCCTTCTATAATTGCTGCTTTAATGGAAGCGAAGTTGTCATCCATTAATACAAGAGATGAAGCTTCTTTGGCAACATCTGTTCCTGTTATCCCCATAGCAATTCCTATATCTGCTGTTTTAATAGCTGGTGCATCATTGACACCATCACCTGTCATTGCGACAATATGGCCTCTGTTTTGGAATGCCTGAACAATTTTAAGCTTATGCTCTGGTGAAACCCTTGCAAAAACAGAAACATGATCAACGACATCCTCTAATTCTTGCACACTCATATTAGCAAGCTCTTTACCTTCAAGGACTTTTGACTGGTTGTTAGCAATGCCAAGCTGCTTGGCGATTGCTTTGGCAGTGATAACATGGTCACCTGTAATCATAACCGTCTTAATTCCAGCTTCCTTACACTCTCTAACAGCTTGTTTCACTTCTGGACGCGGAGGATCAATGATACCTTGCAGTCCGATGAACACAAGCTCGCTTTCTGCTTCCTTTTCCTGCAAGATGATTGTATTGGCTGAAATTTCTTTATAGGCAATCGCAATCGTTCTTAATGCTTGGGATGCAAGTCCATCAATTGCAGCTTGTACCGTATTTTTTTCTCTGCTGCCGATATTCTCTGCTCTATTCCCCATTAAGATTGTTTTACTTTGTCCAATCAAGACATCTGGCGCACCTTTTGTGACAACAAACTGTCTGCCTGTAGTATCTTTAACGATGACACTCATCATTTTTCTTGTAGAATCAAACGGAAATTCATTTACTATTTCAAACTGGCTCAACAATTTGCTTCTTGTAAACCCGGCCTTCATCCCGGCTACAATCATCGCACCTTCTGTTGGATCACCATTTAAAACATATTCACCTGATTTCTGTTCGATTTCTGCATGATTGCACAGCATGCCAAATGTTAGGAGCTGCTGTAATACTTTTTCATTTTTAGGATCAATAGCTTGATCGTTTTCATAATATTTCCCTTGCGGCTCATAGCCTGTACCGTCTACAGACCATGTTCGGCCACTGCTCCACACCTTTGTTACAGTCATCTTGTTTTGTGTTAATGTCCCTGTCTTATCAGAGCAGATTACAGAGGCACAGCCAAGTGTCTCTACTGCCGGAAGCTTACGGACAACGGCATTTTTGCGGATCATTTTCTGTACGCCAAGGCTCAATGCAATTGTTACAATTGCTGG
This window encodes:
- the fmt gene encoding methionyl-tRNA formyltransferase; translation: MTKIVFMGTPDFSVPVLQRILEDGYEVIAVVTQPDRPVGRKKVLTPPPVKVEALKHGIPVYQPEKIRQSEELGQIIALQPDLIVTAAFGQILPKELLDAPRLGCINVHASLLPELRGGAPIHYSIIQGKEKTGITIMYMAEKLDAGDILTVAEVVIEEEDTVGTLHDKLSEIGSELLSQTLPKLIAGELTPIPQVDEEATFAPNIKRADEKIDWSASGEQIYNQIRGMNPWPVAFTEYESKPMKVWKAKKVNRQAEAAPGTIISVEEDGPVVATGSGSFIKITELQPSGKKKMTADVFLRGAGSKMAVNDILGVANEN
- the def gene encoding peptide deformylase, whose product is MSVRKIVLSPDPVLEQPCEEVTVFDKKLAKLLDDMYDTMIEFDGVGLAAPQIGISKRIAVVDIDDGSGTIELINPVLLSNAGEQTGPEGCLSFPGLFGEVSRPYTVKVQAQNRRGKMFTIEAEDFMARAILHEMDHLDGVLFTSKVTRYLEEDELEEVESQ
- the priA gene encoding primosomal protein N'; this encodes MSVAKVIVDVPAKQTDRPFDYLIPEHLEEVIQPGMRVIVPFGPRKVQGFVESVGATSSFKSLKKVSEPMDVVPVLNEELLLLGDWLSKTTLCYKISAYQAMLPPALKAKYERKLKLVSENANFMLPDGLKQLFASERSVQWDEAVKLASIHTIQKLVKDGVVEVHYEVQSKGKKKKTKHIIPLMSAKEMLSYAESLTKQASKQKQVIEYFVHNREPIEQRQLLESLNISSSAIKGLVERQVLAEKNLEIYRDPYEQRQFAKTEPLPLTGEQSTAIAPIHAAIRNEKHEVFLLYGVTGSGKTEVYLQSIQNVLEKGEEAIVLVPEIALTPQMVNRFKGRFGDQVAVLHSGLSVGEKYDEWRKIQRKEVKVVVGARSAIFAPFENLGIIIIDEEHEMTYKQEENPRYHARDAAIERGKIHNCPVVLGSATPALESFARAHKGVYTLLSLPSRMNNRPLPEVEIVDMRDELKEGNRSMFSRVLLEKLKDRIEKQEQTVLFLNKRGHSSFVMCRDCGYVVKCPHCDISLTYHRYSNQMKCHYCGYEDQTPLQCPECNSEHIRYFGTGTQKVEEELTKVLPEAKVIRMDVDTTSRKGSHEKLLKEFQDGNADILLGTQMIAKGLDFPRITLVGVLSADTMLHLPDFRSSEKTFQLLTQVSGRAGRHELTGEVIFQTYTPEHYSIELASLQDYDRFYQSEMMIRRNHSYPPYYFITLITVSHEELMKTVAVTEQITKVVRHKLSPKTVVLGPVASPISRIKNRYRYQCLIKYKQEPNLKEVLKSILDHYQGEISSNGLQISIDVNPYILM
- the coaBC gene encoding bifunctional phosphopantothenoylcysteine decarboxylase/phosphopantothenate--cysteine ligase CoaBC, with the translated sequence MLEGKKILLCVTGGIAVYKMCALTSKLTQKGADVKVIMSESAMQFVSPLTFKALSKNEVYTDTFDEKDPKVIAHIDLADWADLILVGPATANIIGKLANGIADNMISTTLLAATADVWIAPAMNVHMYDHPAVQKNISVLYDYGYRFINPGEGYLACGYVGKGRLEEPEIIIEHMEAHFRGEKKLLEGKTVLVTAGPTREKIDPVRFVSNHSTGKMGYSVAKQAAKMGARVILVTGPTHLTPPKEAEVFRVESAEQMYEKVMQFSSAADIIVKTAAVSDYKPVLTHEHKVKKTDGAETIAFTRTKDILMELGKHKTKQILVGFAAETKDIDKYAQDKLKRKNADMIVANNISADGAGFGTDTNIVTIFKRDGKKVELPLMTKDEVAEKILEQAYLLKENEV
- the rpoZ gene encoding DNA-directed RNA polymerase subunit omega, which produces MLNPSIDSLLTKIDSKYSLVSVAAKRARKLQLNEKLQLDKYISHKNVGKALEEINQDQLTYRVIDSADNE
- the gmk gene encoding guanylate kinase, whose amino-acid sequence is MVDKGLLIVLSGPSGVGKGTVRKEIFSQENTSFEYSISMTTRLPRTGEVDGTDYFFKSREEFEGLIEQGKLLEYAEFVGNYYGTPVDYVRETTNNGKDVFLEIEVEGARQVREKFPDGLFIFLSPPSLSELKNRIVTRGTETEEIINNRMNVAREEIEMMHLYDYVVENDTVENACEKIKAIIVAEHCRRERVEPKYKKMLEAN
- the remA gene encoding extracellular matrix/biofilm regulator RemA, giving the protein MSIKLINIGFGNIVSANRIISIVSPESAPIKRIIQDARDRGSLIDATYGRRTRAVIVMDSDHVILSAVQPETVAHRLNDRDEILDEG
- a CDS encoding YicC/YloC family endoribonuclease produces the protein MVKSMTGYGAGSRKGNGISIIAEMKTVNHRFCEQIVRMPKQYLTLEDAVKKLISQYIHRGRAEVFITIVGDKAKNQKMVVDWQLLDEYYRVLEEMRARFTIKEPVSVSELLENKDCFQLVDDPVNVEEIESMLLEAVKEAAIQLAAMREAEGRELKTNILALLQSVHQVTDKVNHLAPKVAESYRDKLKAKLESYTSGLVDESRLLTEVAIFAEKADINEELVRLYSHIHQFASIIEESEPVGRRLDFLLQEMNREVNTIGSKGNAADIASAVVDLKSSLEKMKEQVQNIE
- a CDS encoding calcium-translocating P-type ATPase, SERCA-type; this encodes MNYHEMNERQVEEALNTDFSAGLSDEDVGKRVKQFGSNELEEGEKQSALLLFFNQFKDFMVLVLLAATLISGLLGEYIDAIAIIAIIILNSFLGFYQERRAEKSLSALKELSQPQVQVLRNGTWEKVLSKELVPGDVIKFSSGDRIGADVRIIESRSLEVEESALTGESVPVQKMTESIINPNLTLGDMENMGFMGTMVSRGSGMGVVIATGMKTAMGQIADLLQNAESQITPLQRRLEQLGKILIVTALALTVLVVGIGVLQGNDLYTMVLAGVSLAVAAIPEGLPAIVTIALSLGVQKMIRKNAVVRKLPAVETLGCASVICSDKTGTLTQNKMTVTKVWSSGRTWSVDGTGYEPQGKYYENDQAIDPKNEKVLQQLLTFGMLCNHAEIEQKSGEYVLNGDPTEGAMIVAGMKAGFTRSKLLSQFEIVNEFPFDSTRKMMSVIVKDTTGRQFVVTKGAPDVLIGQSKTILMGNRAENIGSREKNTVQAAIDGLASQALRTIAIAYKEISANTIILQEKEAESELVFIGLQGIIDPPRPEVKQAVRECKEAGIKTVMITGDHVITAKAIAKQLGIANNQSKVLEGKELANMSVQELEDVVDHVSVFARVSPEHKLKIVQAFQNRGHIVAMTGDGVNDAPAIKTADIGIAMGITGTDVAKEASSLVLMDDNFASIKAAIIEGRNIYENIRKFIRYLLASNVGEILVMLFAMILALPLPLVPIQILWVNLVTDGLPAMALGLDRPEDNVMKRDPRSPNEGVFARGLGWKVISRGILIGLSTIAAFILAYNDNPDNLAYAQTVAFATLVLAQLIHVFDCRSEKSILSRNPFGNMYLVWAVLSSLLLVLVVIYVPALQGIFHTVAIQPKDWLMILGLASVPTFLLAGSFLLSKSK